The region TCAAATACCCTCGTCCGTTGTCAAACACCTGAAAACAAAAACGATCTTCGCCAGGATAAGAAACCAGCGTGCCATAAATGCGCCGAAAACGGATCAAGTCACGGCTCTTATCCTCCCCCTGGCGGAAGATGACCGTTAGCATCTTGATTTCTTTGTGCTCTTTCTCGATCTCAGGCGGCAGAATGTAAGCTGCAGGGGCTTCTTGAACCTGCGCGGCGTGTTCGCTCAGCGGCGGTACTCCCGTCTCGTTGCCTCTCTCCGCTGAACGAGCTTCTTCGCTCACTGCCGCGACTGCCGTTGTGGCAAGCGAGTCAACTGAAGCCCTTAATGGCTCTTCTTCCCAAATGAAGGAATCATCTTGAGGCAAGGGTATCTCTTCGTCGGGCAACTGCCATTCCTCAATCGGTTCAATCACAGGCAATTCCTGAAAGGGCATTTCTGCAACCGACGCTCTGCCCGGCGCTGGTTTTATAGAAGAGGCTGTTTTCAATCCTGCCGAGGGGGATGTCTGGCTCGCCAGAGGAGTGACAACCTGGAGGTCAGTAAAGACTTGATCGACTAAAACTTTGGCTTCGCCTGACTCGCCCGATGGTTTCCCTTCCACAAGGATAATTCGCTCCAGCTCGATGAGTGGCTTTACTTTCTGCCAGGTCGTGGGGAAGAACACCAGTTCAATGTTGCCCTGGATGTCTTCCAGGGTGACAAAAGCCATTGCCTTGCCGCTTTTGGTCTGATGATGTCGAATTTGAGTAATCATCCCTGCCACGCGCACCTTCTCCTGAGGAGATGCTTCCGCTAACTGAGCGGAATAATGGGTTACCGCTTGAGAGAGAACATCCATCACCGGATTAAGCGGATGATCGGAAACATATAAACCGATCAATTCCTTTTCCCAGTTTAACATTTCTTTCCTGGAAACTTCACGATACACTTTGGGCAGGGCAATGGATTCACTCACCCCCGTATGCGCTCCAAAGAGACTCAGTTGTCCGCTTTCAACGGCACGAAAATGAGCCGCACTGGTCGCCATGAAATTCTCAATGGCTTCCAGCAGGGCACAGCGTGGCGCAAAACGGTCAAAGGCGCCAACGCGGATCAGGCTTTCAAGGGCGCGCCGACCGACCTGGCGCAGGTCAACTCGCCGCGCAAAATCATTCAAATCCTTAAAGGGTTGCTCGCCACGCCCTTTTAGAATCGCATCCACCGGACCATGACCGACATTTTTTACCGCGCCCAAGCCGAAGCGAATTTTCGACTTGCCGCTGACAGGATCATCCTCGATCGTAAAATCCCAACCGCTGACATTGATATCGGGAGGTTCAACAGCGATGCCCATGCGGCGGGCGTCGGCGACATACAGGGCAACTTTTTCGGTCTCGTTTGCCGAGACGGACAATAAAGCGGTCATATATTCGACCGGGTAATGCGTTTTCAGGTACGCCGTCTGGACAGCAATCACGCCATAATCAGCGGCATGCGCTTTATTGAAACCGTAGCGGGCAAATTCCTCCCAATCATCAAAGATCGCTTCTGCTATCTCCGCAGGGATGCCGTTCTGAGTTGCCCCGGCGATGAACTTCTCGCGATGCTTTAACAACTTATCTTTCAGTTTTTTCGAGATCGCTTTGCGCAGGTCATCCGCTTCGGCTGCGGTATAGCCAGCAAGCTGCATCACGGCAAACATCAGTTGTTCCTGATAGACCGGGAAGCCGTAGGTCTCCCGAAAGATCGGCTCCAGGGCTGGGTGGCGATATTCTATCGGCTCTTCACCGTGCATTCGGCGAATATAACTGGGAATGAAATCCATCGGTCCTGGGCGGAAGAGCGCCACCATGGCGATCACATGCGAGAGATTCCTGGGCTTCATCTGCATCAGGTAACGGCGCATCCCGGAACCCTCGACCTGGAAGACACCCGCCGTTTCGCCGCGCCCTAAGAGTTCATAGGTAGCCGGGTCGTCTATCGGAATGTTGTAGAGATTCAGGTCAACTCCATGCCGTTGACGGATCAAATCACAGGCGCGAGCCATGATGGTGAGGGTTGCCAGACCGAGAAAGTCGACCTTGAGCAAACCCAGGCTCTCCAGAATGGACATCTCAAACTGAGTGACGATCTTGATCGGGCTTTCTTCGCTGGTCGCTCCGGTTGGACGGTGGATCGGAATATAGTCCACAATCGGGCGGTCGGCAATGACCACACCGGCTGCGTGGGTGCCGGCATTGCGTACAACCCCTTCCATCTGACTGGCAGTGTCAATCAATTCTTTGAGATAAGGGGTGCTGTCATAAATCTGCTTTAAATCCGGGACTTCTTCCAGAGCCTGTCGGATGGTCACAGGTTTGCCCGGAATGTTGGGAATAAGTTTGGCAACCCGATCGACCTCGTTTAAGGGGATATCCATCACCCTTCCCACATCCCGAATGGCAGCCCGCGCGCCGAGCGTGCCAAAAGTGATGATTTGGGCAACCTTATCTTCCCCATATTTCTGCGTTGCATATTCCATCATCTCCACCCGGCGGTCATCGCGAAAGTCCAGATCGATATCCGGCATGGAAATGCGACTGGGGTTGAGAAACCGTTCAAAGATTAAGCCGTGCTCAAGCGGATCAACGAGGGTAATTTCCAGACAATAGGCGACGATGGAGCCAGCTGCTGAACCACGCGCGTTATACCAGATGCCGCGCTGGCGAGCATAGCGACACAAATCCCAAACAATCAGGAAATAGGTGTCAAATCCCATCTGATGGATGACACTCAACTCGTATTCCAGGCGTTGTCGGATCGCCGGGTCGGCAGCGCGATTGCCGTAACGTTTTTGTAACCCCTGTTCACAAAGCTCGCGCAGAAAGCTCTGCGGGGTATACCCTTCGGGAACTTCGAAAATCGGCAGATGGTAGCCCTTGAAGCTCAAATCTACATTACAGCGCTCGGCAATCAACAGTGTGTTCTGAAGAGCCTGCGGCACTTCAGCAAATAAAGCGCTCATTTCAGCCGGGGAGCGCAAATAATAAGACGGATCGGTCATTCTCATGCGATTGGGATCGCTGAGAACACTACCGGTTTGAATGGCGAGCAGGATATCCTGCAAGCGCCAGTCTTCTTTTTCAATATAATGGACATCATTGGTGGCAACAAATTGAGCCTGATAGCGCCTGCCAAGCGTCAGCAGGTTGCGATTAATCGTCTCCATCTCGGCGATATCGTGCTGTTGCAACTCCAGGAAGAAACGCTCTGCTCCAAACACTTCGTAATACCAGTCCAGGCGGCGGCGAGCTTCTTCGACTCGCCCTTCGACGATCAAGCGCGGCACTTCCGCCGACATGCAACCTGAAGTACAGATCAATCCTTCCGAATAGTGGGCAAGCAATTCATGATCAATGCGCGGGTAATAGTAAAACCCCTCACACTGAGCAGCACTGACCAGTTTGAGCAGATTTTGATAACCGGTCTGGTTTTCAGCCAGTAGCAGGATATGGGTGGATTTCTTATCCAGTTGGGGATCGCGTTCCTTCATGCTGCGAGCTGCCAGATAAGCCTCGACACCGATGATGGGTTTGATCCCCGCTGCCATAGCCTGATTGTAGAACTCGATCACACCAAACATCGTGCCGTGGTCGGTGAGCGCAACGGCTGGCATGCCCATCTCTTTGACGCGTTTCACCAACTGCTTGAGGTTGCTAAAACCATCCAGCAGGGAATATTCGGAATGGACGTGCAAATGGACAAAGCTCATGGGGGTCTAAGAAAATTATAGCATGGTCACTTAATCCCAACCTTAAAGATTTGAGAATTTTAAGGTGCTCGATTCGGCTGCCAGGATGATAAAATGGGTCTGGTTAGCCGGGCTTATCTAACCCCTAATCTTCTGAGTCATTACAGAATGAAACCCCTATCTTCTTTCTTTAAGCCGTCCTCCTACACCGCGCCAAGAGTGCGAAATATCCTGCTCGGCATCTTGCTTTGCGGTCTCTGTCTGGCGTTTTTTGGATATCTGGCTGAAATCACAAAGTGGTTTGGGTATATATTTCTATATATCCCAGCCAGGTTAGGAATGATCAATCAAATTTCGGCAAGCCAGGTTCAAACCATCGACTTCAGTACCTCTCCCACAGAAATCGTTTTCTCTAAGCCGGAGGCTTATGTTGTCTATACCGCCCATTTAGACTTACTCATGATGAGCGATAGGATATTGGAAGAAGGATTTCAACCCTGGCTGAGAATCATCCATCTCGACAGCGGACAAGAAGTCAACGTCGAATCCATCCAACGCGGCTTAATGCCCTACGATACCCCTTTTGCGAAAGGCAGACCGATCTATTTTTTCAAAATTCCACAAGCAGGAAGATACCAGCTTCTACACCCTACTTACCCCGGTGCAACGGTGGATCTCGCTCAATATGAATTTCGCCAATATGAAGCACCATCGCGGCAGATTCTCCTCAGCGAAGGTTTGTTCATCCTGATATTAATTGGAACAATTACTTACCACTATCTCAGCCATGTTCGCAGTAAAAAGCTTGCTGTACAAAACCAAAACCGCCAACGGGCAGAGCCGCTTTACAATGCACTTCGGAATAAAAAGAAGAAGTGAGACAGATTTCCTATCCAGCCTTTGCTCCCTGGAGATAAGAAAGCACCAGATTGCGTCGTGAGAAGTGACCGCCGGTGATCCATTCGATCCACATTCTACCCCCCAGGATGTGATTGGCAATCGCATCCACCTGCCAGCCTTGCTGGTACAAAGTCAGGATCTTCTCTCCCAATTCCTCATAGTAAGCTATCTTTGCCCGAATCTCTGCCAGAGGCTCTTGGCGAACCCGGGCACTGCCAGGAAATAACCACTCCAACGGCAGTTGGGCAATCTTTTTGAGCGAAGCAATGATTTCCCAAATGCGATAGCCTTCTCCTAAAGCCCGATCCTTTCCTCCCACAAATAAATCTCCACTGAAGAGCCAGCCTAGCTCTGGCTGGTAAAGACAAAGATGGTCTTCTGTGTGTCCTGGGGTATAGATCACTTGAAACGGTTTTGTTTGCCCCTGGATGCACATCCCCTCTTCTATCCCAATGCCCTGTGAGGGCAAGGGATAGCCCCAGAAGATGCGTCGATACGGCTGTAAAGGTTGTTTAACGCGCGGATCGGCAAGGATTGGCACAGTCTTTGGGTGGGTATAAATCGGTAAGCCCGGTAATTGTCTCTGGAACAGACCGTTTGCTCCAATATGGTCCTCATGGGAATGGGTGTTGACAATGGCGATTAATGGGTTTTCTTTCATTGCAGTCAGCAATTCGTGAGCTGTGTAAATACATCCACTGTCGATCAGCAATCCATCCACCCAATAGGCGCTTGTCCAATAGCGCCCTCGCCCGAAGATTGTCCTCGCCAGGTCAATACGCAGGACTTCGCCATAGGTTTGTAAACGAATCATCGGATATCCAACGGATTTGAGTTCAACGCGAAAGGAAAAAGATCCCGATCAGAGCAAATCCTAAACCGATTAGCTTTTGAACCGAAAAGCCCTCGCCTAAAAGGAAATACGCGCACACCGCAGTTACTAATGGATAAGCTGCCGTAATTGCCACCACACGGGTGGCTTCTCCTCGCTCAAGGGCAAAATAGAAGAATAAAACCCCCAAACTGCCCACCGCCCCCGATAAGACCGCCCAAACCCAATCTCCGCCATCGAAGGAAGGGCGCAGATGGGCACGATAGACGGAAAAGAGAATCGGAAAGGTGGCTGCCCAACCGATGTTTGAAATGAGAACCAGCCCCTCTCCTGAAATGCTTCGCGAGGCAACTTTACCAAAAAATCCCCAAAATCCCCAACTGACCAGCGAGAGCAGCGAGTAAACGAACCAGGTAGCATTTGCCATTGTTAACTTAACTCCTGTCAGGAAAGTGTGTTCACACAACCCGCCAGACGAACATAGCTATTATACATGGGGTTAGTCTATTAGACTACGCCTGGAAGTCTTTTTGAATTTCATGGCGAGACGGATCGTTCCCAAAAGGGTGGTAAAATCGGAGGCGTTTTCTTCTGATTGGCAAACATTTTAACGAATCCAAAACCCCTGAAAGGCAACGATAAACCTCGATGCGCAATCGTCCGGTCTTGATTTTGTTTTTCACCCTGGTTGTCGTTATGCTGGGCTTCGGGATTGTCATTCCCATTCTTCCCTTCTACGTCACCCAGTTCGGTGGCGGCGGCAGTGCCATGGGGGGTTTGATGGCAATCTACGGGGTGATGCAATTTCTCTTTGCCCCCATTTGGGGTAGCCTCTCCGATCGCTACGGACGCAAACCCATCCTGATGGTGGGGGTTTTAGGAAATGCCCTCGCCCAGGTTCTCTATGGTTTCTCCACCCAACTCTGGATGCTCTTTGTCGCCCGTGCTCTGGCTGGCATTCTCTCCTCTGCCACCCTGCCAACCGCCATGGCTTATATAGGAGATAGCACGAACCAGAGCGAACGGGGCGGTAAGATGGGCATGATTGGGGCAGCCATGGGTCTGGGGATGGTTGTCGGACCGGGATTGGGTGGATGGATGGCGCATCTTTCGCTTTCTGCACCCTTCTTCCTCGCTGCCGGGTTGTCTTTGCTTGCCCTATTGATGGTCTTCTTTCTCCTCCCTGAAAGCCACCCACCCGGTCAGGTTCAATCTACCAGCGCCAAACCATCGCGCCTTCGCCTGCTCTTCAAGGCTCTCAAGAGTCCCATCGGCGTTCTCTTCTTAATGTCGTTCCTGATCAGTTTTGGTTTGACCAACTTTGAAGGGATTTTTGGGCTTTATGCGAAGCTGCGTTTTGATTTCACCCCGGCTCAGGTTGGCAGCGTCCTGACTTTCATTGGCATCATTTCGGCTATCGTCCAGGGAGCTTTAACCGGACCAGCAACCCGTCGCTGGGGAGAGGTAACGATTGTGCGGGCTGCCTTGCTGGGTAGCGCTTTCGGTTTTGGATTGATGATCCTTGCTCAAAACTTCT is a window of Anaerolineae bacterium DNA encoding:
- a CDS encoding DNA polymerase III alpha subunit is translated as MSFVHLHVHSEYSLLDGFSNLKQLVKRVKEMGMPAVALTDHGTMFGVIEFYNQAMAAGIKPIIGVEAYLAARSMKERDPQLDKKSTHILLLAENQTGYQNLLKLVSAAQCEGFYYYPRIDHELLAHYSEGLICTSGCMSAEVPRLIVEGRVEEARRRLDWYYEVFGAERFFLELQQHDIAEMETINRNLLTLGRRYQAQFVATNDVHYIEKEDWRLQDILLAIQTGSVLSDPNRMRMTDPSYYLRSPAEMSALFAEVPQALQNTLLIAERCNVDLSFKGYHLPIFEVPEGYTPQSFLRELCEQGLQKRYGNRAADPAIRQRLEYELSVIHQMGFDTYFLIVWDLCRYARQRGIWYNARGSAAGSIVAYCLEITLVDPLEHGLIFERFLNPSRISMPDIDLDFRDDRRVEMMEYATQKYGEDKVAQIITFGTLGARAAIRDVGRVMDIPLNEVDRVAKLIPNIPGKPVTIRQALEEVPDLKQIYDSTPYLKELIDTASQMEGVVRNAGTHAAGVVIADRPIVDYIPIHRPTGATSEESPIKIVTQFEMSILESLGLLKVDFLGLATLTIMARACDLIRQRHGVDLNLYNIPIDDPATYELLGRGETAGVFQVEGSGMRRYLMQMKPRNLSHVIAMVALFRPGPMDFIPSYIRRMHGEEPIEYRHPALEPIFRETYGFPVYQEQLMFAVMQLAGYTAAEADDLRKAISKKLKDKLLKHREKFIAGATQNGIPAEIAEAIFDDWEEFARYGFNKAHAADYGVIAVQTAYLKTHYPVEYMTALLSVSANETEKVALYVADARRMGIAVEPPDINVSGWDFTIEDDPVSGKSKIRFGLGAVKNVGHGPVDAILKGRGEQPFKDLNDFARRVDLRQVGRRALESLIRVGAFDRFAPRCALLEAIENFMATSAAHFRAVESGQLSLFGAHTGVSESIALPKVYREVSRKEMLNWEKELIGLYVSDHPLNPVMDVLSQAVTHYSAQLAEASPQEKVRVAGMITQIRHHQTKSGKAMAFVTLEDIQGNIELVFFPTTWQKVKPLIELERIILVEGKPSGESGEAKVLVDQVFTDLQVVTPLASQTSPSAGLKTASSIKPAPGRASVAEMPFQELPVIEPIEEWQLPDEEIPLPQDDSFIWEEEPLRASVDSLATTAVAAVSEEARSAERGNETGVPPLSEHAAQVQEAPAAYILPPEIEKEHKEIKMLTVIFRQGEDKSRDLIRFRRIYGTLVSYPGEDRFCFQVFDNGRGYLIEFPNETTRVCAELLQRLQDVVGKENCRVEKLPIH
- a CDS encoding putative 10 TMS drug/metabolite exporter, DME family, DMT superfamily — encoded protein: MANATWFVYSLLSLVSWGFWGFFGKVASRSISGEGLVLISNIGWAATFPILFSVYRAHLRPSFDGGDWVWAVLSGAVGSLGVLFFYFALERGEATRVVAITAAYPLVTAVCAYFLLGEGFSVQKLIGLGFALIGIFFLSR
- a CDS encoding Multidrug-efflux transporter; this encodes MRNRPVLILFFTLVVVMLGFGIVIPILPFYVTQFGGGGSAMGGLMAIYGVMQFLFAPIWGSLSDRYGRKPILMVGVLGNALAQVLYGFSTQLWMLFVARALAGILSSATLPTAMAYIGDSTNQSERGGKMGMIGAAMGLGMVVGPGLGGWMAHLSLSAPFFLAAGLSLLALLMVFFLLPESHPPGQVQSTSAKPSRLRLLFKALKSPIGVLFLMSFLISFGLTNFEGIFGLYAKLRFDFTPAQVGSVLTFIGIISAIVQGALTGPATRRWGEVTIVRAALLGSAFGFGLMILAQNFWQVFITSGFFVLSNAMLNPSVAALVSKRTTDEQGFTMGLNNSFLSLGRIAGPLWAGLVFDLRMYLPYLSGAVIMAIGFLISLSLTTERSPSETLSGEPRRL